The DNA window TATCAAAGAAAATGtacttcctctctttccttcttcccatcGTGACCTAAGCTAACACTACTCAGTACACAAAAAGTCATGGAGATATTAATCCGAGAGCTATAACGCCTATGGGTCCATTCCCAGATGTTGAGCAGGGCTTTGAGAGTGATTGGAGTAAGTTATCACCGGGAGGGGTGAAGCATCCGGCCGTGTTGGAATATGAGTCCACGATTCCTTCCTAAACCAATCAGAACCACCCCACTTCGAGAAGTATTATTACTATCATTCgacttttttttcattcttgttttttttatttctAAGTTAGATTTCATAAACCTTTCCCCAAGTCTCTCACGGTTTGATCCTTTGGTCACAACCCAGTTGATGGAGGTTCAACTGCGCAGATTGCTATTCGTGCAATTAATTCATCTGTGTTGTCTATTAAAACTGCCCTCGTGCAGAAGATTTGAGAATCAAAAATTGAAGAGTATGTAAATTAGGTCCAATAATCCCACCACAGAATGATCAAACAAGCAAAATAAACGCAACAGTCCCCCGTCGATCTGCAAATATTTACTTTCGAAAGCCAGTTCTCACGTCACACATTATTCTTCCATATCACTAAGCCTTCAGGGGCTCGCAATTGCAATCCTTGATAAAGGTAGCCCTTAAGCCTTCTGCAGCAGAGTGCTCCCCTCTGGATCAAGGACTTTAGCCAGCTCCGAGATTTCAGTGTGATCACGCGTCGTTTTCATTCGGTAACACCAGGTCACCtgctttccttctcccttGTCGCTTGGTTCGAAGAGGAACTCGCCGCCAACCTGCCGAGAATCACCTCCTTTGGTTCCTAGCCCACTAGGAATGTGCTTCAAAGCTTGTCCGATTGAATCAACGACATTTCGTAGTATACTCTTGCGAAGATAATCTGGGCGGGTTCCCAGGGAAAGAGTATTTACCATCCCAAGGTCATCATACAGTTTGCGAGTTGGATCTGCGAAGATGGGGAATGGACAGCCTGTTTCGGTGGCATAAAAATCAATCAGGCCAGGGTCGCCACAGCCAACAATAGAGATTGATGTACTGGCTGGTAGGCGTTTCAGATCCTCTGGTCGAATTGAACTTGAGAGGGCAGTAAGGAATTCCTGGCAGATCTGCGGTAGTAAAATATTATTAGTAAAATGTTAACTCATACTGATTTCAACAGTATGTAACTTGATCAAGCCGGGCTCACTAGGATAGATAGAAGTAGCTTACCCCGCAGAAAAAGTGCCGGACAAAGATCACTAGTACACGGGAGGCGGAATCGGGCCCATCGTAGAGACTCTTGAACGGATGAGCGTCGCCCTTGCGATCCAGTATGGTATAATTCTCGACTTTCTGACAAGAATCTGGGGATGGCAGTTCAGCACTGATCACCCGCGCGTTGGTTTTAGAATCAACAGGTTTGCTGTTCTCAGTCGCGGGGGGTATCGTCGTTGTGGTATCTGCTCCCCCATTTGGTACTTCCGACGGCTTCGAGTCGATTTCACTTGCC is part of the Penicillium psychrofluorescens genome assembly, chromosome: 4 genome and encodes:
- a CDS encoding uncharacterized protein (ID:PFLUO_007028-T1.cds;~source:funannotate), which translates into the protein MASEIDSKPSEVPNGGADTTTTIPPATENSKPVDSKTNARVISAELPSPDSCQKVENYTILDRKGDAHPFKSLYDGPDSASRVLVIFVRHFFCGICQEFLTALSSSIRPEDLKRLPASTSISIVGCGDPGLIDFYATETGCPFPIFADPTRKLYDDLGMVNTLSLGTRPDYLRKSILRNVVDSIGQALKHIPSGLGTKGGDSRQVGGEFLFEPSDKGEGKQVTWCYRMKTTRDHTEISELAKVLDPEGSTLLQKA